In Pseudoalteromonas carrageenovora IAM 12662, the following proteins share a genomic window:
- the nlpI gene encoding lipoprotein NlpI — MILKHLALASFAILSLSACQTTTETEPTPIVNVPFTAPLASDFRSEIAIARYSELLNRADLSEEQQAKLYYDRGVLFDSLGMTTLSRIDFNRAVKLKPDLAEVYNFLGIQHTLMQQYEKAYEFFDSALELDEEHEYAYLNRGIALYYGDRAGLAKNDFDEFLARSPNDPYRVLWVYLASAQEGKVKAMESLKTNATALDESQWAYQLISLYSGDMSEHAFLSGISDGVKTEQEYAQRLCEAYFYLAKMHQAAGEEYLAADYFRLALATNVHEFIEYKYARLELELMAGVDAS, encoded by the coding sequence CTATTGTTAATGTGCCTTTCACAGCACCTTTAGCCTCAGACTTTAGAAGCGAAATTGCCATAGCTCGTTACTCTGAGCTATTAAACAGAGCCGACTTAAGTGAAGAGCAGCAAGCTAAGCTTTACTACGACCGTGGTGTACTTTTTGATAGCCTAGGCATGACCACTCTTTCACGCATAGATTTTAACCGCGCAGTTAAACTTAAGCCCGATTTAGCTGAGGTGTATAACTTTTTAGGTATTCAACATACGCTTATGCAGCAATATGAGAAAGCCTATGAGTTTTTTGATTCAGCGCTTGAACTAGACGAAGAGCACGAATATGCCTATTTAAATAGAGGTATTGCCCTATATTACGGTGATAGAGCAGGCCTTGCTAAAAACGATTTTGATGAGTTTTTAGCGCGCTCTCCAAATGATCCATACCGTGTTTTATGGGTTTACTTAGCAAGCGCGCAAGAAGGTAAAGTTAAGGCAATGGAATCACTTAAAACCAATGCAACAGCACTTGATGAGTCACAATGGGCATATCAATTAATATCACTTTATAGCGGAGATATGAGCGAACATGCTTTTTTATCAGGTATTAGTGATGGCGTTAAAACTGAGCAGGAATATGCTCAACGTTTATGTGAAGCTTATTTTTACTTAGCTAAAATGCATCAGGCGGCGGGTGAAGAGTACTTAGCTGCAGATTATTTTAGGCTCGCACTTGCAACCAATGTACATGAGTTTATTGAGTATAAATACGCTCGTTTAGAACTTGAGTTGATGGCGGGTGTTGACGCAAGTTAA
- a CDS encoding monovalent cation/H+ antiporter subunit A yields the protein MTLLWIPLLSLIGSVISACTGKLSRNQSAGLTVLAPLTALGITLYHAPAVLAGETIRYSLSWIPTIGLDLSLRLDGLSLLFMFMILGIGLLVILYARYYLSANDSMAKLYSYLMLFMTAMLGIVMSNNVIQLWLFWELTSISSFLLISYWWHKSEARKGARMALAVTGAGGLALLAGLMLIADIVGSYDLDVILASKAIIQSHDLYEVALVLVLLGAFTKSAQFPFHFWLPHAMAAPTPVSAYLHSATMVKAGIFLLARFYPALAGTDTWFILVGLTGLTTLLFGAYIALFKHDLKGLLAYSTISHLGLITLLLGLDTELATVAAIFHIINHATFKASLFMATGIIDHETGTRDMRKLNGMWRFLPYTATLAMVAAASMAGVPLLNGFLSKEMFFAETLHQQVLGSMSWLIPVLATIAGAFSVAYSARFIHDVFFNGDPIDLPRMPHEPPRYMRVPIEILVVICLLVGMFPHFIVGGILSAASSAVLGKAMPDYKVALWHGFNLPLLMSAMAVAGGLFIYINRKYLFQFQASLPPLNAKKTFERAVLSVIAWSQSKINHIENGSLQRYLVVMLGVVLLCAGWPLFEMQELAGTMALTPVDVHNAIGAALLIIGALATVIWHRSRVVALLMISIVGLMVSVAFTRFSAPDLALTQLTVEVATVILLMLALFFLPQYTPKESSSLRVLRDLGIASTLGVVIASICYALLTRPLESISDFFIANAKTGGGGTNVVNVILVDFRGFDTLGEITVLGIAALGIFKVLSRIPLFMPASDGEGRPWARERHPILLASISHSLLPLALLVSAYIFLRGHNLPGGGFIAGLVTSIAFILQYMAHGSAWISERFGVNYRKIIASGIGIALFTGVGSWFFDKPFLTTWFDYFDIPFIGKTELASAIVFDLGVYLTVVGATLMILASLGNMTAETQKKEVNI from the coding sequence ATGACTTTGCTCTGGATACCCTTGCTATCCTTAATTGGCAGCGTTATTTCTGCATGCACAGGTAAATTATCTCGTAATCAAAGCGCTGGCTTAACGGTTTTGGCACCTTTGACTGCATTGGGAATTACTTTGTATCATGCACCAGCAGTTTTAGCGGGTGAAACTATCCGTTACTCATTGTCTTGGATCCCTACTATAGGGCTTGATCTATCCCTTCGATTAGACGGCCTTAGCTTATTGTTTATGTTTATGATTTTAGGCATTGGCTTGCTCGTTATTTTATATGCGCGTTACTACCTCAGCGCTAATGACTCAATGGCTAAACTATATAGCTATTTAATGTTGTTTATGACCGCTATGCTAGGCATTGTAATGTCTAACAATGTAATTCAGCTCTGGTTATTTTGGGAATTAACCAGCATAAGTTCATTTTTGTTGATCAGTTATTGGTGGCATAAGTCAGAGGCGCGAAAGGGCGCGCGCATGGCACTGGCTGTAACAGGAGCCGGCGGTTTAGCGTTACTAGCTGGTTTAATGCTAATAGCAGATATAGTTGGAAGTTACGACCTTGATGTTATTCTAGCAAGTAAGGCCATTATTCAATCGCACGACTTATACGAAGTTGCCTTAGTACTCGTATTACTTGGTGCGTTTACTAAATCTGCGCAATTTCCGTTTCATTTTTGGCTCCCTCATGCCATGGCTGCGCCGACGCCTGTTAGTGCTTATTTACACTCGGCAACAATGGTTAAAGCCGGTATATTTTTGTTAGCACGTTTTTACCCTGCGTTAGCTGGTACTGACACTTGGTTTATTTTGGTGGGCTTAACAGGGTTAACTACTTTATTATTTGGCGCTTACATAGCGCTATTCAAACACGATTTAAAAGGGCTGCTGGCCTATTCAACAATTAGCCACCTTGGTTTAATTACACTCTTACTAGGGCTTGATACTGAGCTTGCAACGGTTGCTGCAATTTTTCATATTATAAATCATGCGACCTTTAAAGCGTCGCTATTTATGGCAACCGGTATTATCGACCACGAAACCGGCACGCGCGATATGCGTAAGCTCAATGGTATGTGGCGATTTTTACCCTATACAGCCACACTCGCAATGGTCGCAGCTGCATCAATGGCTGGTGTGCCTTTACTTAACGGCTTTTTATCAAAAGAAATGTTTTTTGCCGAAACATTACATCAACAAGTATTAGGCTCAATGTCTTGGCTAATTCCTGTGCTTGCGACAATTGCTGGTGCGTTTTCGGTCGCGTATTCTGCGCGCTTTATTCATGATGTGTTTTTTAACGGCGACCCAATTGATTTACCTCGTATGCCACATGAGCCGCCACGTTATATGCGTGTACCTATAGAAATCCTTGTTGTAATTTGTTTACTTGTTGGTATGTTCCCGCACTTTATTGTTGGCGGTATTTTATCTGCGGCATCTTCAGCGGTATTAGGCAAAGCGATGCCAGATTACAAAGTTGCTTTATGGCATGGCTTTAATTTACCTCTACTGATGAGTGCAATGGCAGTGGCTGGCGGTTTATTTATTTATATCAATCGCAAATACTTGTTCCAGTTTCAGGCCTCATTACCTCCGCTTAATGCTAAAAAAACCTTTGAGCGCGCAGTGCTGTCGGTCATTGCTTGGAGCCAATCTAAAATTAATCACATAGAAAACGGCTCACTACAGCGTTATTTAGTTGTTATGTTGGGCGTAGTATTACTGTGCGCTGGCTGGCCACTATTTGAAATGCAAGAGTTAGCCGGAACAATGGCGCTAACCCCTGTTGATGTTCACAATGCGATAGGGGCTGCTTTACTAATTATTGGTGCATTGGCTACTGTTATTTGGCACCGCTCTCGAGTAGTTGCGTTATTAATGATTTCTATTGTGGGGTTAATGGTATCGGTTGCGTTTACGCGCTTTTCGGCGCCAGATTTAGCCCTAACCCAATTAACAGTGGAAGTAGCAACCGTTATTTTACTTATGCTGGCGCTATTCTTTTTACCGCAATATACGCCTAAAGAGTCAAGCTCACTGCGTGTTTTACGTGATTTAGGAATAGCCTCTACATTAGGTGTGGTGATTGCGAGTATTTGTTATGCGTTGCTTACGCGCCCATTAGAATCTATTTCAGACTTTTTTATCGCCAACGCTAAAACCGGCGGTGGTGGTACCAATGTAGTAAACGTTATTTTGGTGGATTTTAGGGGCTTTGATACGCTTGGTGAGATTACAGTGTTAGGTATTGCTGCACTCGGGATATTTAAAGTTCTGTCTAGAATTCCATTATTTATGCCAGCGAGTGACGGTGAAGGACGCCCTTGGGCACGAGAACGTCACCCTATATTGCTTGCCAGTATTTCACACAGTTTATTACCACTTGCATTACTGGTTTCAGCGTATATTTTCTTACGTGGTCATAACTTACCTGGTGGTGGTTTTATTGCAGGGTTAGTGACATCAATTGCCTTTATTTTACAGTACATGGCACATGGCTCTGCGTGGATCAGCGAGCGATTTGGGGTTAACTACCGTAAAATTATTGCTTCTGGTATTGGTATTGCTTTATTTACAGGCGTGGGCAGCTGGTTCTTCGACAAACCATTTTTAACTACTTGGTTTGACTACTTTGATATTCCATTTATTGGGAAAACAGAACTCGCAAGCGCGATTGTATTTGACCTAGGTGTTTATCTAACCGTTGTAGGCGCTACATTAATGATTTTGGCAAGCCTTGGGAACATGACAGCAGAGACCCAGAAGAAAGAGGTAAATATTTAA
- a CDS encoding Na+/H+ antiporter subunit C, with protein sequence MELLYASCVGVLVSCGIFLLLRARTFPVVLGLTMISYAVNLFLFSAGRLTINKAVVLGTGADYADPLPQALVLTAIVIGFAMTAFVVILAIRGRADLGSDHVDGHIVKSPADTKEQK encoded by the coding sequence ATGGAATTATTGTACGCATCTTGCGTTGGAGTATTAGTTAGTTGCGGGATCTTTTTATTATTAAGAGCGCGCACATTCCCTGTAGTACTTGGGCTTACTATGATTTCATATGCCGTTAATTTATTTTTATTTTCTGCAGGTCGTTTAACGATTAATAAAGCAGTAGTACTGGGTACCGGTGCCGATTATGCTGATCCGCTGCCTCAAGCGTTAGTACTTACGGCCATAGTAATTGGCTTTGCAATGACTGCATTTGTGGTTATTTTAGCTATTCGTGGTCGTGCAGATTTAGGAAGTGATCACGTAGATGGTCACATAGTTAAAAGCCCGGCAGATACTAAGGAGCAAAAATGA
- a CDS encoding monovalent cation/H+ antiporter subunit D, with amino-acid sequence MIQHLASLPILLPMLAAVILLLPPCGKSLPIRRIASSIMAIITFAVSVLLLLHVHNTGINVYAIGNWSAPFGIVLVADMLSTLLVALTSLLGLGVILYSCAGDDAKGNFFHPLVHFLVLGVNGAFLTGDLFNVFVFFEVLLIASYSLLMHAGDKQNTRAALQYVILNLVDSSVFLIGLGILYGVLGTLNIADMALKVSQLSGDDVYLAKAGGLLLLIVFGLKGALLPLHLWLPNTYASAKPVVAALFAIMTKVGVYAMLRVYTVIFGEQAGQLEHMAQPWLWGLAIATIIVGAIGVMAAQDLRKLTANLVVVSVGTLVALIALQNVTATAALLYYLVHSTLVCAALFLLADLIATQRGKVGDRLVAGRAVTQPYLLGGCFIIAVLTVVGMPPLSGFVGKVRILKTTLNAQQAWLFWPVYLFASFVLLVALSRAGTTMFWERKDKKNENTDGENAHPLQVIIIVSLLACSPLMVIFGGPITDYMLGAAAQLHDISGGINAVIRGGA; translated from the coding sequence ATGATTCAACATTTAGCTTCTTTACCTATTTTATTACCTATGCTGGCAGCGGTTATATTACTTTTGCCTCCATGTGGTAAAAGCTTACCAATTCGTCGCATAGCCTCGTCTATTATGGCTATTATTACATTTGCTGTTAGTGTACTGCTTTTACTGCATGTACATAATACAGGGATAAACGTATACGCTATCGGTAACTGGTCTGCACCATTTGGTATTGTACTTGTAGCCGACATGCTTTCTACATTGTTGGTAGCACTTACATCGCTACTAGGCTTAGGCGTTATTTTATATAGTTGTGCTGGCGATGATGCTAAAGGTAACTTTTTTCACCCATTGGTTCACTTTTTAGTATTAGGTGTTAATGGTGCATTTTTAACCGGTGATTTATTTAACGTATTTGTATTTTTTGAAGTACTACTTATTGCTTCGTACTCTTTGCTGATGCATGCCGGTGACAAACAAAATACCCGTGCGGCTTTGCAATATGTAATATTAAATTTAGTTGACTCAAGTGTATTTTTAATTGGCTTAGGTATTTTATACGGTGTACTTGGTACATTAAATATTGCTGATATGGCTTTAAAAGTATCGCAACTGTCGGGCGATGATGTTTATTTAGCTAAAGCAGGGGGATTATTACTACTTATTGTATTTGGTTTAAAAGGAGCGTTACTGCCACTACATTTATGGTTACCAAATACTTATGCTAGCGCAAAGCCTGTTGTAGCTGCATTATTTGCGATTATGACCAAGGTAGGTGTATATGCCATGTTGCGTGTTTACACCGTAATATTTGGCGAACAAGCTGGACAGCTCGAGCATATGGCACAACCGTGGCTGTGGGGCTTGGCCATTGCGACCATAATTGTTGGTGCAATTGGTGTAATGGCTGCTCAAGATTTACGAAAGTTAACTGCAAACTTAGTGGTTGTATCGGTTGGTACGTTAGTCGCTCTTATTGCGCTGCAAAACGTAACCGCAACAGCTGCATTACTGTATTACTTAGTACACTCAACACTTGTATGTGCCGCTTTATTTTTATTAGCCGATTTAATAGCTACACAACGCGGTAAAGTGGGCGACAGGCTCGTTGCTGGTCGAGCTGTAACACAGCCTTACTTATTAGGCGGCTGCTTTATAATTGCAGTACTCACGGTTGTTGGAATGCCACCTCTTTCGGGTTTTGTTGGAAAAGTGCGGATCCTTAAAACAACTTTAAATGCTCAACAAGCGTGGCTGTTTTGGCCTGTTTATTTATTTGCGAGTTTTGTATTATTAGTTGCACTTTCGCGTGCCGGAACCACCATGTTTTGGGAGCGTAAAGACAAAAAAAATGAAAATACAGATGGAGAAAATGCACATCCATTGCAAGTAATAATAATTGTAAGCCTATTAGCGTGTTCACCATTAATGGTTATATTTGGTGGCCCTATTACCGATTACATGCTTGGCGCGGCTGCGCAATTGCACGATATTAGCGGTGGTATTAACGCTGTAATTAGAGGAGGTGCGTAA
- a CDS encoding Na+/H+ antiporter subunit E encodes MRLQARYRWLPTPFRSLFLFLIWLLLNNSVSAGHLVLATLFAIFIPLLSFSLRDPQPLILKPGLALKQLLIVLYDIVVANLQVALLIMGPAKKLRPAFVKVPIDLMHDMPITILASCVSLTPGTVSAEVYPIPESLAEGEEPTQRYLLIHVLDLKDEEALIKQIKQRYEAPLKEIFKC; translated from the coding sequence ATGAGATTACAAGCCCGTTATCGTTGGCTACCAACGCCTTTTCGTAGTTTATTTTTATTTTTAATATGGTTGTTACTAAATAACAGTGTATCGGCAGGGCATTTGGTACTGGCAACTCTTTTTGCCATATTTATACCGCTGCTTAGCTTTTCTTTGCGTGACCCTCAGCCTCTTATTTTGAAGCCTGGTCTTGCGTTAAAACAATTGCTTATAGTTTTATACGATATTGTTGTGGCTAACTTACAAGTGGCATTATTAATAATGGGCCCAGCTAAAAAGTTACGCCCAGCTTTTGTGAAAGTGCCTATAGATTTAATGCACGATATGCCAATTACTATACTTGCTAGCTGTGTTTCATTAACGCCAGGTACGGTAAGCGCCGAAGTGTATCCTATACCTGAATCACTTGCAGAAGGTGAAGAGCCAACTCAGCGCTATTTACTGATACATGTGCTCGACTTAAAAGATGAAGAAGCACTTATCAAACAAATTAAACAACGCTATGAAGCTCCATTAAAGGAGATATTTAAATGTTAG
- a CDS encoding K+/H+ antiporter subunit F, with the protein MLDTVLLIVFSMIGLSLLLNLWRLIIGPSVPDRILALDTMYINVIALIILYSISMGTGLYFEAALLIAMLGFISTVAVCKYLLRGDIIE; encoded by the coding sequence ATGTTAGACACCGTATTACTCATTGTTTTTTCAATGATTGGTTTATCGCTATTGCTTAACTTATGGCGCCTTATAATTGGCCCATCAGTGCCCGATCGTATTTTAGCGCTCGATACTATGTATATAAACGTAATAGCACTAATTATTTTGTATAGTATAAGCATGGGAACAGGACTTTACTTTGAGGCTGCATTACTGATAGCAATGCTAGGTTTTATAAGTACGGTTGCGGTGTGTAAGTATTTACTTCGTGGCGATATAATTGAATAG
- a CDS encoding Na+/H+ antiporter subunit G translates to MISEWIVSILLLFGGVFILIGSVGLVKLPDFFMRLHGPTKATTLGMASILIAAMVYFASSAHGLSVKEILITIFLLITAPISGYMLIKSAIHHKLEAKEGTKGLDNIEDN, encoded by the coding sequence ATGATCAGCGAATGGATTGTATCAATATTATTGTTATTTGGTGGTGTATTTATTTTAATTGGCTCAGTAGGCTTAGTTAAACTACCTGACTTTTTTATGCGCTTACATGGGCCAACTAAAGCTACAACGCTAGGTATGGCAAGCATTTTAATTGCCGCTATGGTTTATTTTGCAAGCTCAGCACATGGGCTAAGCGTTAAAGAAATACTTATTACCATATTTTTATTAATTACCGCACCAATCAGTGGCTATATGCTAATAAAATCGGCTATTCATCATAAACTTGAAGCTAAAGAAGGCACAAAAGGGCTTGATAACATAGAAGATAATTAG
- a CDS encoding DUF2059 domain-containing protein, whose product MGKALLLSLLIFSSSLYAEQNTKQQKIDELINVMNMDAMVDSMYGQVEGMMKNMSAQMGVKPSEQAIFDKYYADMTNVLKSEMSWEKMQPMMVNVYDKHFKEQEIADMLAFYKTETGQKILKKMPVVMQESMQMSQSLIQDAMPKIQDIAGKLSEELKASREQAN is encoded by the coding sequence ATGGGTAAAGCACTACTTTTGTCTTTGTTGATTTTCTCAAGCAGCTTATATGCAGAGCAAAACACTAAGCAGCAAAAAATAGATGAGCTAATTAACGTAATGAACATGGATGCGATGGTTGATTCTATGTATGGGCAAGTTGAGGGCATGATGAAAAATATGTCTGCTCAAATGGGCGTTAAACCTTCTGAGCAAGCTATTTTTGATAAATACTATGCAGATATGACTAATGTGCTTAAATCTGAAATGAGCTGGGAAAAAATGCAGCCTATGATGGTAAATGTTTACGACAAGCACTTCAAAGAGCAAGAAATTGCCGACATGCTCGCGTTTTATAAGACAGAAACAGGGCAAAAAATTCTTAAAAAAATGCCTGTAGTAATGCAAGAATCGATGCAAATGTCGCAAAGTCTAATACAAGATGCAATGCCAAAAATTCAAGATATAGCAGGCAAGCTAAGTGAAGAGCTAAAAGCCTCTCGCGAGCAAGCTAACTAG
- a CDS encoding MerR family transcriptional regulator — MYVKQLAKLMDVTPDTVRHYTRVGLLNPIRSENNGYQQYTKADKQRLQFIISARQLGFSIKDVQHIIGESVQGNCPCPLTRKIIAKRLEETEVLFQETLKLRTRMQSALKQWDASADGAVSSDVCSLIETFVDPIPKPVKIEVRDE, encoded by the coding sequence ATGTATGTAAAACAATTAGCCAAATTAATGGATGTGACGCCTGATACCGTTCGTCATTACACCCGTGTGGGTCTTTTAAACCCAATACGCAGTGAAAACAATGGATACCAGCAATATACCAAGGCAGACAAACAGCGGTTACAATTTATTATAAGCGCGCGCCAATTGGGGTTTTCTATAAAAGATGTGCAACATATTATTGGTGAGTCAGTGCAAGGCAATTGCCCATGCCCACTTACGCGTAAGATTATAGCCAAGCGTTTAGAAGAAACAGAAGTGCTGTTTCAAGAAACGCTTAAATTACGTACGCGTATGCAATCGGCACTAAAACAATGGGATGCATCTGCCGATGGTGCTGTTTCAAGTGATGTATGCAGTTTAATAGAAACATTTGTCGATCCTATTCCAAAGCCTGTAAAAATAGAGGTGCGTGATGAGTAG
- a CDS encoding heavy metal translocating P-type ATPase, producing MSSSKNTELNFMIEGANCGSCVAKIEKALKSVQGANNVEMNFAERTVRVEGSAEQNTLIKAVENIGYGAKPMSNKSDQDALDEKAKSDDAHYKKLMRNMMLALGLGVPLMVYGLIFDMSVSTTTQRIAWFVVGIITLVVMAISGKQFYRGAWQAFKNHAANMDTLIALGTGTAWLYSMFVVIAPSLLPEVARHVYFEASSMIIGLISLGLAFEVKARGRTSQAIKRLIGLQAKTARVVRQGQEQDIDINDVQKNDHVRVRPGEKIPVDGNVLEGSSRVDESMLTGEPMPVSKQADDKVVAGSINKSGTLLFEATHVGHETTLANIINMVKRAQNSKPSIGRLADVISGIFVPTVMIIAILAALAWLNFGPEPSIAYAVVALTTVLIIACPCALGLATPMSVMVGVGKAAESGILIRNGESLQTTSKITTMILDKTGTITQGAPQVTDVVTFNSADENNVMQLVASLESSSEHPLAEAIMQHAKKQNVTLSKVTDFDAITGKGVSGTANGQPLLFGNKGLMDKYEIAVDEATEQAHSFAKEAKTPMYFACDNQLMALIAVADPIKEDSAEAIKRLQHKGIHLVMLTGDNKATAQAVAKKVGIDDFIAEVLPQDKVNEVSKRQQQGEIVGMTGDGINDAPALAKADVGFAIGTGTDVAIESADITLMRGSLHGLADAIAISSATIGNIKQNLFGAFIYNVAGIPIAAGVLYPFFGLLLNPVVAGAAMALSSLTVVTNANRLRFFKPNKF from the coding sequence ATGAGTAGCAGCAAAAACACCGAACTTAACTTTATGATTGAAGGTGCTAATTGTGGCAGCTGTGTTGCTAAAATAGAAAAAGCCCTAAAAAGTGTGCAAGGCGCAAACAATGTAGAAATGAACTTTGCAGAGCGTACAGTAAGAGTAGAGGGAAGCGCGGAGCAAAACACACTAATAAAAGCGGTTGAAAACATAGGCTATGGCGCAAAACCTATGAGTAATAAATCTGATCAAGACGCTCTTGACGAAAAAGCTAAATCGGATGATGCGCATTACAAAAAACTCATGCGAAATATGATGCTTGCCTTAGGTTTAGGTGTACCTTTAATGGTTTACGGCCTTATTTTTGATATGAGTGTATCGACAACAACGCAGCGTATTGCATGGTTTGTTGTAGGCATTATTACCCTTGTGGTAATGGCGATATCGGGCAAGCAGTTTTATAGAGGTGCATGGCAGGCATTTAAAAACCATGCTGCAAATATGGATACGTTAATAGCACTTGGTACAGGTACTGCGTGGTTATATTCAATGTTTGTGGTAATTGCACCTAGTTTATTACCTGAAGTGGCAAGACACGTATATTTTGAAGCATCATCGATGATCATCGGTTTAATTAGTTTAGGCCTTGCCTTTGAAGTAAAAGCTCGCGGGCGCACTTCGCAGGCAATCAAGCGCTTAATTGGTCTGCAAGCTAAAACTGCGCGTGTTGTACGCCAGGGGCAAGAGCAAGATATTGATATAAATGATGTGCAAAAAAACGATCACGTGCGCGTACGCCCTGGCGAAAAAATACCGGTAGATGGCAATGTACTTGAAGGTAGTAGCCGTGTTGACGAGTCAATGCTTACAGGTGAACCTATGCCTGTAAGCAAACAAGCCGATGATAAAGTTGTTGCTGGTAGCATAAATAAAAGTGGCACTTTATTATTTGAAGCCACGCATGTTGGCCACGAAACCACCCTTGCTAATATTATTAATATGGTAAAACGGGCACAAAACTCAAAGCCTTCAATAGGGCGCTTAGCCGATGTTATTTCGGGTATATTTGTACCCACAGTGATGATTATTGCCATATTAGCTGCGCTCGCATGGCTAAACTTTGGCCCAGAGCCTTCGATTGCTTATGCAGTGGTCGCGCTTACCACTGTGCTTATAATTGCTTGCCCGTGTGCCCTTGGTTTAGCAACGCCTATGTCGGTAATGGTAGGCGTTGGTAAAGCGGCTGAGTCGGGTATTTTGATTCGTAATGGCGAGTCATTGCAAACCACCTCTAAAATAACCACCATGATTTTAGATAAAACCGGCACTATCACGCAAGGTGCACCACAAGTAACAGATGTTGTTACATTTAATAGCGCAGATGAAAACAACGTAATGCAGCTAGTTGCAAGCCTTGAGAGTAGCTCTGAGCACCCTCTTGCAGAGGCTATTATGCAGCACGCTAAAAAACAAAACGTAACGTTGAGTAAGGTTACTGACTTTGACGCCATTACCGGTAAAGGCGTAAGTGGTACGGCGAATGGGCAACCTTTGTTATTTGGTAATAAAGGACTTATGGATAAGTACGAGATTGCTGTTGATGAGGCTACTGAGCAAGCACACAGCTTTGCAAAAGAGGCTAAAACGCCCATGTATTTTGCTTGTGATAACCAGCTAATGGCGCTAATTGCGGTGGCCGATCCGATAAAAGAAGACTCTGCTGAGGCAATAAAACGTCTACAACATAAAGGTATTCATCTTGTTATGCTAACAGGTGATAACAAAGCGACAGCACAAGCGGTTGCCAAAAAAGTAGGAATAGATGATTTTATAGCTGAAGTTTTGCCACAGGACAAAGTAAACGAAGTGAGTAAACGTCAGCAGCAGGGCGAGATTGTTGGTATGACTGGCGATGGTATTAACGATGCTCCTGCGCTTGCTAAGGCGGATGTAGGCTTTGCAATTGGTACTGGCACAGACGTAGCTATAGAAAGTGCAGATATAACGTTAATGCGAGGCTCACTCCATGGCCTAGCTGATGCAATAGCGATAAGCAGTGCAACTATTGGTAACATTAAGCAAAACCTGTTTGGTGCTTTTATATATAACGTAGCGGGTATTCCTATTGCGGCAGGCGTGCTTTATCCATTTTTTGGCTTGTTATTAAACCCTGTGGTAGCGGGAGCCGCTATGGCGCTTTCATCGTTAACGGTGGTTACTAACGCTAACCGCTTACGCTTTTTTAAGCCTAATAAATTCTAG
- a CDS encoding cupredoxin domain-containing protein, with amino-acid sequence MLMINILGAILIAAIIYWFWLYKPKQIQTDDNTVTIVVDNGVYQPGNIKVAANKQVTLTFNRKDSAPCAETVVFPALDISKSLAMGDDNKITLPALKAGEYDFHCQMQMYKGKLIAE; translated from the coding sequence ATGTTGATGATTAATATACTCGGCGCCATTTTAATAGCTGCCATTATTTACTGGTTTTGGTTATATAAACCAAAGCAAATTCAAACTGATGACAATACAGTCACCATAGTGGTAGATAACGGCGTGTACCAGCCTGGTAATATAAAAGTTGCGGCCAATAAACAAGTCACGCTTACTTTTAATAGAAAAGACAGTGCGCCATGCGCCGAAACCGTTGTATTTCCAGCGCTTGATATAAGCAAAAGCTTGGCAATGGGAGATGATAATAAAATCACCTTGCCTGCACTAAAAGCTGGCGAATACGACTTTCATTGCCAAATGCAAATGTATAAAGGTAAGTTGATTGCTGAATAA
- a CDS encoding TIGR02450 family Trp-rich protein gives MNKLNPKKLLNSKWTATLAINKEKHFIIVEVEYDEDANVIACVTESVFSKNQYPISWRDLKDPQKWCQGWK, from the coding sequence ATGAATAAATTAAACCCAAAAAAACTACTTAATAGTAAGTGGACCGCCACACTAGCAATTAATAAAGAAAAACACTTTATTATTGTCGAAGTTGAATACGACGAAGATGCTAATGTAATTGCGTGTGTTACTGAGTCGGTATTTTCTAAAAACCAATACCCAATTAGTTGGCGCGATTTAAAAGACCCTCAAAAGTGGTGCCAAGGCTGGAAATAG